One Gloeobacter morelensis MG652769 DNA window includes the following coding sequences:
- a CDS encoding tetratricopeptide repeat protein: MKLSLPLGIALAALLSASSPPSGLLAQSAPLQARFKEAYTLQQSKDYSRARQVWDQLLKEYPNEAAAYVNRALTRYYLNDPRGAVADLTLAIEKKADYADAYYNRAAILNALKDYEPALQDYEKYVTLVPKEQDTSQVSKIVEDLKKKVAVAPPAPPPTVARAAAPDTPPPTASAAAESKPAPPTPAPPPPAAPAPATAAETETATNAAAPLEASSAPTELPPGVYSLGRIAGYDATTEDLLLGLKLSVDRKLLKPTDTVYQQAQNLVVQMKRGATVDQAARRSGLGKQSMIRLAWRGAAWRSYRVFIK, encoded by the coding sequence ATGAAGCTTTCTTTGCCACTCGGCATCGCCCTTGCCGCTTTGCTGTCGGCGTCGAGTCCCCCCAGTGGGCTTTTGGCCCAGAGCGCGCCGCTGCAAGCCCGATTCAAAGAAGCCTACACCCTGCAACAAAGCAAAGATTACAGCCGGGCCCGGCAAGTATGGGACCAACTGCTCAAAGAGTACCCGAACGAGGCGGCCGCCTACGTCAACCGGGCCCTGACGCGCTACTACCTCAACGATCCGCGCGGGGCGGTGGCCGATCTGACCCTTGCTATTGAGAAAAAAGCAGACTACGCCGATGCTTACTACAACCGCGCCGCCATTCTCAACGCCCTCAAAGACTACGAACCGGCTTTGCAGGACTACGAAAAATACGTCACTCTTGTGCCCAAAGAGCAAGACACCTCCCAGGTCAGCAAAATCGTTGAAGACCTCAAAAAGAAAGTAGCCGTCGCCCCACCGGCCCCGCCACCCACCGTCGCCCGCGCCGCCGCCCCGGATACCCCGCCACCCACCGCGAGCGCCGCCGCCGAATCCAAGCCCGCACCACCCACCCCGGCCCCGCCACCGCCTGCGGCCCCGGCCCCGGCAACCGCTGCCGAGACCGAAACCGCTACTAATGCCGCCGCGCCCCTCGAAGCGTCGAGCGCACCCACCGAGTTACCGCCCGGGGTCTATTCGCTGGGCCGCATCGCGGGCTACGACGCAACCACCGAAGATCTGTTGCTCGGGCTGAAGCTCAGCGTCGATCGCAAGTTGCTCAAGCCCACCGACACCGTCTACCAGCAGGCCCAGAACCTGGTGGTGCAGATGAAGCGGGGGGCCACCGTCGATCAGGCCGCCCGCCGCTCGGGCCTCGGCAAGCAGAGCATGATTCGGCTCGCCTGGCGTGGTGCGGCCTGGCGCAGCTACCGGGTATTCATCAAATAA
- a CDS encoding amylo-alpha-1,6-glucosidase, with protein sequence MERFALDEQATEGWSCSYTDALTPLRTIKHNDLFLVCDALGNVPGNCRTTSMGLFCADTRYLSRLEMRLNGEPPVLLSGSADAGFAAAMLLTNGSQNALKPDTIGIRRHMVLCGALFESIELTNYAVTPAEATLSLSFGSDFADLFEVRGFHRGERGEFLRTKGALPADELILAYRGRDGSVMEGRIHFAHPPDRLTDHTAEWTFILKAHQRVEMQYRMLLLLDGESASFTPPPATFEQARATAHSEQQGWRTGITQISSDNDLFDQALERSTRDLFLLRLTMPEGRSLAAGVPWFSTLFGRDALITASQTLLLDPTIARETLKLLAHFQGKQDNPWRDEQPGKILHEVRRGELARCREVPHTPYYGTIDATPLWLMLLAEYYAWTADIALLREMWPHALAAMGWIDRVCAGQTGPLAGYLAYSRQSERGLANQGWKDSDDCIVHADGRLAAGPIALCEVQGYVYASKMRLAQLAPLFGEEEHAKTWYQQAQRLKERFNEDFWLDEQDYCALALDGFGLPVDGIASNPGHCLHTGIFTREHRREVAERLTAPDLFSGWGIRTLHSLSPAFNPIGYHTGSVWPHDNSLIALGLRSVGAVPQMLEIGSVLFEVAQSQPSFRLPELFCGFTRSEYDTLLASYPVACSPQAWAAGSLFQILQAMVNLVPDAPGNCLRIIEPTLPTWLSHLEFKNLRVGTSVLDLRFETSGSATSCRVANKRGNLRVIVEA encoded by the coding sequence ATGGAACGCTTTGCGCTCGACGAGCAGGCCACCGAAGGTTGGTCCTGCAGCTACACCGATGCTTTGACACCGCTTCGCACCATCAAGCACAACGACCTGTTTCTCGTTTGCGACGCGCTGGGCAATGTTCCGGGCAACTGCCGCACCACGAGCATGGGGCTGTTTTGCGCAGACACGCGCTATCTGTCGCGTCTGGAGATGCGCCTCAACGGTGAGCCGCCGGTCCTGCTGTCCGGCAGCGCCGATGCCGGGTTTGCCGCTGCGATGCTGCTGACCAACGGCTCCCAAAACGCCCTGAAGCCCGACACGATCGGCATCCGCCGCCATATGGTGCTGTGCGGGGCTCTGTTTGAATCCATCGAGCTGACCAATTATGCGGTCACCCCCGCGGAGGCGACCCTCAGCCTCAGCTTCGGCTCCGACTTCGCGGATCTGTTCGAGGTGCGCGGCTTCCACCGCGGCGAGCGCGGCGAATTTTTGCGCACCAAAGGCGCATTGCCCGCCGATGAGCTCATTCTTGCCTACCGGGGGCGGGACGGGAGCGTCATGGAGGGGCGCATCCACTTTGCCCATCCCCCCGATCGGCTCACCGACCACACTGCCGAGTGGACTTTTATCCTCAAAGCCCACCAGCGCGTGGAGATGCAGTACCGGATGCTGCTGCTGCTGGATGGCGAGTCGGCTTCGTTCACCCCGCCGCCCGCCACCTTCGAGCAGGCCCGCGCCACCGCCCACAGCGAGCAGCAGGGCTGGCGAACGGGCATCACCCAGATCAGTTCCGACAACGACCTGTTCGACCAAGCCCTGGAGCGCTCGACTAGAGATCTGTTTTTGCTGCGCCTCACGATGCCGGAGGGCCGCTCGCTCGCGGCGGGGGTGCCCTGGTTCTCGACCTTATTCGGCCGCGACGCGCTCATCACCGCCTCCCAGACGCTTTTGCTGGACCCGACTATCGCCCGTGAGACGCTCAAGCTGCTCGCCCACTTCCAGGGCAAGCAGGACAACCCCTGGCGCGATGAACAACCGGGCAAGATCCTGCACGAAGTGCGCCGCGGCGAACTGGCCCGCTGCCGGGAAGTGCCCCACACCCCCTACTACGGCACCATCGACGCGACGCCGCTGTGGCTGATGCTGCTGGCCGAATATTATGCCTGGACCGCCGATATCGCCCTGCTGCGCGAGATGTGGCCCCATGCCCTCGCGGCGATGGGCTGGATCGACCGCGTCTGTGCCGGGCAAACCGGGCCGCTCGCGGGCTATCTGGCCTACAGCCGCCAATCGGAGCGCGGCCTTGCCAACCAGGGCTGGAAAGATTCCGACGACTGCATCGTGCATGCCGACGGCCGACTTGCCGCAGGCCCGATTGCCCTGTGCGAAGTGCAGGGCTACGTCTACGCAAGCAAGATGCGCCTTGCCCAACTCGCTCCGCTTTTTGGTGAAGAGGAACACGCCAAGACCTGGTACCAGCAGGCGCAACGGCTCAAGGAGCGCTTCAACGAAGATTTTTGGCTCGACGAACAGGATTACTGTGCCCTGGCCCTGGACGGCTTCGGCCTGCCGGTGGATGGCATCGCCTCCAACCCCGGCCACTGCCTGCACACGGGTATATTTACCCGCGAGCATCGCCGGGAAGTGGCAGAGCGCCTCACCGCCCCGGACCTGTTCTCAGGCTGGGGGATTCGCACCCTCCACAGCCTCTCGCCCGCCTTCAATCCGATCGGCTACCACACCGGTTCGGTCTGGCCCCACGACAACTCGCTCATCGCCCTGGGTCTGCGCTCGGTGGGGGCGGTGCCCCAGATGCTCGAAATCGGCTCGGTGCTTTTTGAAGTGGCCCAGAGCCAGCCTTCTTTCCGGTTGCCGGAGCTGTTTTGCGGCTTTACCCGCAGCGAGTACGATACTCTGCTGGCGAGCTATCCGGTGGCCTGCTCTCCCCAGGCCTGGGCGGCGGGCAGCCTCTTTCAGATTCTGCAGGCGATGGTCAACCTGGTCCCCGACGCGCCGGGCAACTGCCTGCGGATCATCGAGCCGACTCTACCCACCTGGCTTAGCCACCTGGAGTTCAAGAACCTGCGCGTCGGTACCTCGGTGCTCGACTTGCGCTTCGAAACCTCCGGGTCGGCCACCAGTTGCCGGGTGGCCAACAAGCGCGGCAATCTGCGGGTGATCGTCGAAGCCTAG
- a CDS encoding glycosyltransferase family 4 protein, translating to MRIAQVAPLYERVPPPGYGGIELVVGLVTDELVRRGHEVTLFASGDSQTLAALHSVHDRALRLDERIREPGIYEMMQMSRVYEMAEAFDVIHSHIGCAALPYAGLVKTPTVHTLHGIFTADNSKIYRQCCQQPYISISEAQRDYTLGLNYLSTVYNGIDSNLYCFQAEPDAGEPYLAFVGRISPEKGPLQAIEVARRTGWTLKMAGKVDPVDREFYQEQVKPQIDGKQIQYLGEVSHPEKASLLAGAVATLFSITWREPFGLVMIESMACGTPVLAMAMGAAPEVVLDGRTGYLVHSIEEMAERVGRIETIRRQDCRDHVMRQFTVERMTDGYEAAYRAVLASRNGALSHRV from the coding sequence ATGCGCATTGCACAGGTGGCTCCTCTATACGAGCGCGTACCCCCTCCCGGTTACGGTGGCATTGAACTGGTGGTGGGCTTGGTGACCGACGAGCTGGTGAGGCGGGGCCACGAGGTGACGCTTTTTGCTTCGGGGGATTCCCAGACCCTGGCGGCGCTCCACTCGGTCCACGACCGCGCCCTGAGGCTAGATGAGCGCATCCGCGAGCCCGGCATCTACGAGATGATGCAGATGAGCCGGGTCTACGAGATGGCCGAAGCGTTCGATGTCATCCACTCCCACATCGGTTGCGCGGCCTTGCCTTATGCGGGTCTGGTGAAGACGCCGACCGTGCACACCCTCCACGGGATTTTTACCGCCGACAACAGCAAAATTTATCGCCAGTGCTGCCAACAGCCCTACATCAGCATCAGCGAGGCCCAGCGCGACTACACTCTGGGTCTCAATTACCTGAGTACCGTCTACAACGGCATCGATTCGAACCTTTATTGCTTTCAAGCCGAGCCCGACGCCGGGGAGCCCTACCTGGCTTTTGTGGGGCGCATCTCCCCGGAGAAAGGCCCGCTGCAGGCCATCGAAGTGGCCCGCCGCACCGGCTGGACGCTCAAGATGGCCGGCAAGGTCGATCCGGTGGATCGCGAGTTTTACCAGGAGCAGGTCAAACCCCAAATCGACGGCAAGCAGATTCAGTACCTGGGGGAAGTGAGCCACCCAGAAAAAGCGTCCTTGCTCGCCGGGGCGGTGGCGACGCTCTTTTCGATCACCTGGCGGGAGCCTTTCGGCCTGGTGATGATCGAGTCGATGGCCTGTGGTACGCCGGTTTTGGCCATGGCGATGGGGGCGGCTCCCGAGGTCGTTCTCGACGGTCGGACCGGCTATCTGGTGCACAGTATCGAGGAGATGGCGGAGCGGGTCGGCCGGATCGAGACGATCCGCCGCCAGGACTGCCGCGACCACGTCATGCGCCAGTTCACCGTCGAGCGCATGACCGACGGCTACGAAGCGGCCTACCGGGCGGTGCTCGCAAGCCGCAACGGCGCCCTCTCCCACCGGGTCTAG
- a CDS encoding iron-containing redox enzyme family protein yields the protein MQTLDASAKERHSAQLVVSVHGSGDAPCLQAAEVMRQVAARRKGSVQVLALPLDPSAPLGEADGLPVIAFGQRKVYTGCPTLEQAEELIRCEEIASRVSKYAIDKSAVVRLFAEGEVAVDPAALAHYYPISLDFPIFLARAIGHVRDENARLLLVGNLYEEHGNLDASQTHPELFRNYIRALDLNPDAFVNLDNAPAAAVVERYNAVCAEGPDHRALAMLYGFEKQFSPICTLLAAGLRRLELDEDAVRFFDVHSEVDVDHAEQLRFALFGACDSPRKWEEALEVAVEASGLLYHFFDTTLKPVPHA from the coding sequence ATGCAGACGCTTGATGCCTCAGCAAAAGAGCGCCATAGTGCGCAATTGGTGGTGAGTGTTCATGGTAGCGGCGACGCCCCTTGCCTGCAGGCTGCCGAGGTGATGCGGCAGGTGGCAGCCAGGCGCAAAGGTTCTGTGCAGGTGCTCGCGTTGCCCCTTGATCCAAGCGCCCCGTTGGGGGAGGCCGACGGATTGCCTGTGATTGCCTTCGGCCAAAGGAAGGTTTATACAGGCTGCCCTACGCTGGAGCAGGCGGAAGAGCTGATTCGATGTGAAGAAATCGCAAGTCGCGTTTCGAAGTATGCCATCGACAAGAGCGCCGTGGTGCGTCTTTTTGCCGAGGGCGAAGTGGCCGTCGATCCGGCGGCCCTCGCGCACTACTATCCGATTTCGCTCGACTTTCCGATTTTTTTGGCTAGGGCGATTGGACATGTCCGCGACGAGAATGCCCGCCTGCTGCTGGTGGGCAACCTCTATGAGGAGCACGGTAATCTCGATGCCAGCCAGACCCATCCTGAGCTATTTCGCAACTATATCCGCGCCCTCGACTTGAACCCGGATGCGTTTGTCAATCTCGACAATGCGCCCGCCGCCGCGGTTGTCGAGCGCTACAACGCAGTTTGCGCCGAAGGGCCTGATCACCGCGCCCTTGCGATGCTCTACGGATTTGAAAAACAGTTCAGCCCGATCTGCACGCTGCTTGCCGCCGGGTTGCGCCGACTGGAACTCGACGAGGATGCCGTTCGCTTCTTCGATGTCCACTCCGAAGTCGACGTCGATCACGCCGAACAGTTGCGCTTCGCACTGTTCGGGGCGTGTGACAGCCCACGCAAATGGGAGGAGGCGCTCGAAGTCGCGGTCGAAGCGAGCGGGCTGCTTTACCATTTCTTCGATACCACCCTCAAACCCGTCCCGCACGCGTAG
- a CDS encoding phenylacetate--CoA ligase family protein has protein sequence MEKRSLFFEPGHPNAVSTEQRAALLLEAVRAQVAFAHRHVPFWADRLQKHGLPPALDSLEEFAALPPMTKAELRLLSPWDLLPDASRSRLYLCRATSGTTGVPASFFWTRPDWQALAMTLAALLEIHRPRTLLQLVAFNGYHQGHLMGPAYDDGLRQMGATVIPRHYLADDEASTVQQIETFGCNTLVLAQRSGLKKSGKTVEDLLRHEPQLFRRHGIRWWIGSSSTFTPELRERACGQGATVTNLYGSSEFGTLGIACREHPEEFHLALGHVYVEIVDARGRPVMAGRRGRVVITRLLGHDQQRGAVPQAGSQLLRLDNGDEALLVDTACTCGLTTPRIRDIGRGGAAGAGF, from the coding sequence ATGGAAAAGCGCAGCTTATTCTTCGAGCCGGGTCACCCGAACGCGGTCTCCACCGAACAGCGGGCCGCCTTGCTGCTGGAGGCGGTGCGCGCCCAGGTCGCCTTTGCCCACCGGCATGTGCCCTTCTGGGCCGATCGGCTGCAAAAACACGGCCTCCCCCCCGCCCTCGACAGCCTCGAAGAATTTGCCGCCCTACCGCCGATGACCAAGGCGGAATTGCGGCTGCTTTCGCCGTGGGATTTGCTGCCGGACGCCAGTCGAAGCCGTTTGTATCTGTGCCGCGCCACGAGCGGCACGACTGGCGTTCCCGCTTCGTTTTTTTGGACCCGGCCCGACTGGCAGGCCCTCGCGATGACCCTGGCGGCGCTGCTCGAGATCCACAGGCCACGGACCCTCCTGCAACTGGTCGCCTTCAACGGCTACCACCAGGGCCACCTGATGGGGCCGGCCTACGACGACGGTCTGCGGCAGATGGGAGCCACCGTCATCCCCCGCCACTACCTGGCCGACGACGAAGCTTCGACAGTCCAGCAAATCGAAACGTTCGGGTGCAACACCCTGGTACTTGCCCAGCGCTCGGGCCTCAAAAAAAGCGGCAAGACGGTCGAAGATTTGTTGCGCCACGAGCCGCAGCTGTTCCGCCGCCACGGCATCCGCTGGTGGATAGGTTCGAGCAGCACGTTTACTCCCGAGTTGCGCGAGCGTGCCTGCGGGCAGGGGGCAACCGTCACCAACCTCTACGGCTCTTCTGAATTCGGCACCCTCGGGATCGCCTGCCGGGAGCACCCGGAGGAATTTCACCTGGCTTTGGGGCATGTCTACGTCGAGATCGTCGATGCCCGGGGGCGACCGGTGATGGCGGGACGCCGGGGTCGGGTAGTCATCACCCGCCTGCTCGGGCACGACCAGCAGCGGGGAGCTGTTCCCCAGGCGGGCTCGCAACTGTTGCGCCTCGACAACGGCGACGAAGCGCTTTTGGTGGATACAGCTTGTACCTGCGGGCTTACAACCCCCCGCATCCGCGACATCGGTCGGGGTGGGGCGGCCGGGGCCGGGTTTTGA
- a CDS encoding pre-peptidase C-terminal domain-containing protein — protein sequence MHRLFLPSSTRRTSFVASCLALGLGVAVSPALAKPSGLPANLGAGLAPLLQQFEAQKGQLNRTAVRRGLNFTKLAQFDKQNRVLVSVHLNRKQSLSGIKRTLQGRTDWQDLRITAESDRYRAGVFEAFVPPALVAKLAGLPGVSAVHLVPRPVTDVGATTSQGVVQHRVDKLPAGIDGGGITVGALSDSYDTAAVDLGGFPLTIRAADDVASGDLPGPGNPNNAQPVVVLQDGASDDIDEGRAMLQIIHDLAPKAKLCFATATGGEVNFANNIRNLADPTLGCGASVIVDDIIYLSEPFFTDGIIAQAVDEVAAQGVAYFSSAGNRPSTQAYFSDLRLVPAAPAALAGTNIKLAGIPSALYAGGFHNFNPQGLDIAQSIRLDPAAGGTLVLQWDDPYDAEIPLGETLLDSSGTITAAQPVASFPIAVGAGQSVQVFADGVPSGDLDIVLTLRDPAGTVLQTIDTGTSPEVLGFTADVAGTYTVEVSGFQGDTGPFTITANEITGALPVTSDFNALFFDVDGNFIGAAATNNIGANRPLELAGLSGLDTVQLVIARANTPAPSPTPASKLRYVWFTTGEPTEYFAYDYPVTFGHNSAAGGNGVAAYAFFPPFIPESFTSGGPVTIFFDTAGNRLPVPEVRLKPDMAAMDGANNTFFPSPVPSVGDSTADPDRFANFFGTSAAAPHAAAIAALVLDKNGGPFSVTPAQMKTILQQSAFPHDLDPYFASGLVRLGGARVTFKAVGDGSLTSQTDPNFFRVTFTGAGSLERFTLDGTTGNPTGATSDPGLVFDSRDGSGLPFTVGITRGLSASDVTGTLGPTPPSPGAAGQSSTLAVTLTPGMFGPGSLLTFGIDRDEFPTAFNPPSAAGGNSADLLGDGVLIPQGTVVAGGVTFTGTLASGAQLSGVFTNKIGKGYSTLDGFGFINAEAAVNAPLP from the coding sequence ATGCATCGACTTTTTCTACCCTCCAGCACCCGCCGCACGAGCTTTGTCGCATCGTGTCTGGCCCTCGGCCTCGGCGTGGCGGTGTCGCCTGCCCTGGCCAAACCCTCTGGCCTGCCTGCCAATCTGGGCGCCGGTCTCGCCCCGCTTCTCCAGCAGTTCGAGGCGCAGAAGGGGCAGCTCAATCGGACCGCCGTCCGGCGCGGCTTGAATTTCACCAAACTGGCCCAGTTCGACAAACAAAACCGGGTGCTGGTCTCGGTGCACCTCAACCGCAAGCAGTCGCTCTCCGGGATCAAACGCACCCTGCAGGGCAGAACCGACTGGCAAGATCTGCGCATCACCGCCGAGAGCGACCGCTACCGCGCCGGGGTCTTCGAGGCGTTCGTGCCGCCCGCCCTGGTCGCGAAGCTGGCGGGGCTACCGGGGGTTTCGGCGGTGCACCTGGTACCCCGGCCGGTCACCGATGTGGGGGCCACCACCAGCCAGGGCGTCGTCCAGCACCGGGTGGACAAGCTCCCCGCCGGTATCGACGGCGGCGGCATCACCGTGGGCGCCCTCTCCGACAGCTACGATACGGCTGCAGTGGATCTGGGCGGTTTTCCGCTCACTATCCGGGCGGCGGACGACGTCGCCTCGGGCGATCTGCCCGGCCCGGGCAATCCGAACAACGCCCAACCGGTGGTGGTGCTCCAGGACGGCGCCTCCGATGACATCGACGAGGGCCGGGCGATGCTGCAGATTATCCACGACCTCGCTCCCAAGGCGAAGCTGTGCTTTGCCACCGCCACCGGCGGCGAGGTGAATTTCGCCAACAACATCCGCAATCTCGCCGATCCGACCCTGGGGTGTGGTGCCAGCGTGATTGTGGACGACATCATCTATCTGTCTGAACCGTTCTTTACCGACGGCATCATCGCCCAGGCGGTGGACGAGGTGGCCGCCCAGGGTGTGGCCTACTTCTCCTCGGCCGGCAACCGGCCTTCCACCCAGGCGTACTTCTCGGACTTGAGGCTGGTACCGGCCGCCCCCGCCGCCCTGGCGGGCACCAACATCAAGCTCGCGGGCATCCCCAGTGCGCTGTACGCCGGGGGCTTCCACAACTTCAACCCCCAAGGACTCGATATTGCCCAGTCGATCCGCCTCGACCCGGCGGCGGGCGGCACGCTGGTGCTGCAGTGGGACGACCCCTACGACGCGGAAATTCCCCTGGGCGAGACGCTGCTCGACAGCAGCGGCACGATCACCGCCGCCCAGCCGGTGGCCAGTTTCCCGATTGCCGTGGGTGCCGGACAATCCGTGCAGGTCTTTGCAGACGGCGTGCCCTCGGGGGATCTCGACATCGTGCTGACGCTTAGAGATCCGGCGGGTACAGTCCTGCAGACGATCGACACCGGCACCAGCCCCGAGGTGCTCGGGTTTACCGCCGATGTCGCCGGGACGTACACGGTCGAGGTTTCCGGTTTCCAGGGCGACACTGGGCCGTTTACGATCACCGCCAACGAAATTACCGGCGCCCTGCCGGTTACTTCTGATTTCAACGCGCTGTTTTTTGACGTGGACGGCAACTTTATCGGTGCCGCAGCCACCAACAATATCGGCGCCAACCGGCCTCTAGAACTGGCGGGGCTGTCGGGCCTCGATACGGTGCAACTGGTGATCGCCCGGGCCAACACCCCGGCTCCTTCGCCCACCCCGGCGAGCAAATTGCGCTACGTCTGGTTCACCACGGGCGAACCGACCGAATACTTCGCCTACGACTACCCGGTCACCTTCGGCCACAACTCGGCGGCGGGCGGCAATGGAGTAGCGGCCTACGCCTTCTTCCCGCCGTTTATCCCCGAAAGCTTCACCTCCGGCGGTCCGGTGACGATCTTCTTCGACACTGCAGGCAACCGCCTGCCGGTCCCTGAGGTGCGCCTCAAGCCCGACATGGCCGCCATGGACGGCGCCAACAACACCTTCTTCCCCTCGCCGGTGCCTTCGGTGGGCGACAGCACTGCCGATCCGGACCGCTTCGCGAACTTTTTTGGCACCAGCGCCGCCGCCCCCCACGCCGCCGCCATCGCCGCGCTGGTGCTCGACAAAAACGGCGGTCCTTTCTCGGTGACCCCCGCCCAGATGAAGACGATCCTCCAGCAGAGCGCCTTCCCCCACGACCTCGACCCGTACTTCGCCAGCGGCCTTGTGCGCCTGGGCGGTGCGCGGGTCACCTTCAAGGCGGTGGGCGACGGCAGCCTCACCTCCCAGACCGATCCGAACTTCTTCCGGGTCACTTTCACCGGCGCGGGCAGCCTGGAGCGCTTCACCCTGGACGGCACCACCGGCAATCCCACCGGGGCCACCAGCGATCCAGGTCTGGTCTTCGACTCGCGCGACGGCTCCGGTTTGCCGTTTACGGTCGGGATCACCCGCGGCCTGAGTGCCTCCGACGTCACCGGCACCCTCGGGCCGACGCCGCCCTCACCGGGTGCGGCAGGCCAATCGAGCACGCTGGCCGTCACCCTCACCCCCGGCATGTTCGGCCCCGGCAGCCTGCTGACCTTCGGCATCGATCGCGACGAATTTCCGACCGCCTTCAATCCGCCCTCGGCGGCGGGCGGCAACTCCGCCGACCTGCTCGGCGACGGGGTGCTGATTCCGCAGGGGACCGTCGTCGCCGGCGGGGTCACCTTCACCGGCACCCTCGCCTCGGGCGCTCAGCTTAGCGGGGTGTTCACCAACAAAATCGGCAAGGGCTATTCGACTCTGGACGGCTTCGGCTTTATCAACGCCGAGGCGGCCGTGAACGCGCCGCTGCCGTAG